Proteins from one Esox lucius isolate fEsoLuc1 chromosome 19, fEsoLuc1.pri, whole genome shotgun sequence genomic window:
- the LOC117593328 gene encoding intestinal mucin-like protein: MSTTKTTEKPTTKSTTICSCKYQNKSFLPGSLVYNETDYEGWCFTAYCTSTCILNKILSPCPSTQPPPRHNDCNNVEPPRKDGESWKSCNCTTNLCLNGTVRTTFVTCKHVKMPVCENGYKPAKVYDQNGCCYHYECECICSGWGHPHFVTFDGEYYSFQRNCTYVLVKEVVPRYNFRVVIDNYNCDPSRHVTCRRSLFVYYKSYKIILTPINAETKHLVTINGKQIFPTYSNEDLMITSTGVQLLLKIPAIQAKVMFRSIQFSVSLPYSLFQNNTEGQCGTCDSNRKNDCRSPNGQIKPCPEMAHEWQITDEKKPYCKALPPKPTPQPTPQSTPQPTPVCLPGKKALCHIILSSVFKKCHKVIPPEPFFKACAYDSCHMTNKLIGCSSLEAYAQKCATHQICIDWRDSTKGKCEIKCPATKVYKACGPTIQKTCNSRYNEKYVRPCEELRKSHNFVCDEVREGCFCPKGTILFNTYSDTCVSTCGCTGPNGKPKQPGDSWWSDCQHCECSADTMSVHCRPVVCPKQQVVTCKEVGEVLVKETVDCCQKNKCVCDVSRCPGPPLCPLGTELKTSKGRCCLTYTCGPKDVCVYNNTEYKPGQVWSHPVDHCVKYQCTNKNNRFIPVDYKIRCPDFRPEDCIPGTQMTSANGCCITCITSNCAVKKSTTYLQVHDCRSVVPVELAACGGACGTSSMYSAVKMGLMHSCSCCQELSTSVRQVDMVCSKGRKTTKSYIYINKCGCNVTKCDDKH; encoded by the exons atgtcaaccaccaagacaactgaaaaaccaacaacaaaatccaCTACTATATGTTCTTGCAAATATCAAAACAAATCTTTCCTCCCTG GTTCCTTAGTATATAATGAGACTGATTATGAAGGCTGGTGTTTTACTGCTTACTGTACCTCAACATGTATCCTTAATAAGATACTTAGTCCATGCCCTTCAACCCAACCACCTCCAAGGCACAATGACTGCAACAATGTTGAACCACCAAGAAAG GATGGTGAGTCTTGGAAGTCATGCAACTGTACAACTAATTTGTGCCTCAATGGTACAGTTAGAACAACATTTGTAACCTGTAAGCATGTGAAAATGCCTGTGTGTGAAAATGGATACAAACCAGCGAAGGTTTACGACCAAAATGGCTGCTGCTATCACTATGAATGTGAAT GTATTTGCTCTGGATGGGGACATCCTCATTTTGTCACATTTGATGGGGAATATTACAGTTTCCAAAGAAATTGCACCTATGTTTTGGTTAAAGAAGTAGTTCCTCGATATAACTTCAGGGTTGTAATTGACAACTACAACTGCGACCCATCTAGACATGTGACCTGCCGTCGGTCTCTGTTTGTCTACTATAAATCCTATAAAATCATTCTTACGCCTATCAATgcagaaacaaaacatttg GTCACCATCAATGGTAAGCAGATCTTCCCCACTTATTCTAATGAAGACCTCATGATCACCAGCACTGGTGTCCAGTTACTGTTGAAGATCCCAGCCATTCAAGCAAAAGTGATGTTCAGGAGTATTCAGTTCAGCGTTTCCCTGCCTTACTCCCTTttccaaaacaacacagaggGACAGTGTG gTACCTGTGACAGTAATAGGAAAAATGATTGCAGATCACCGAATGGTCAGATCAAGCCATGTCCGGAAATGGCTCATGAGTGGCAAATCACTGATGAGAAAAAACCTTATTGTAAAGCTCTTCCCCCCAAACCCACACCTCAACCTACACCACAGTCTACACCTCAACCTACACCAGTCTGCCTGCCTGGAAAAAAAGCACTGTGTCACATCATACTTAGCTC GGTCTTCAAAAAATGCCATAAAGTGATCCCACCAGAACCTTTCTTCAAGGCCTGTGCATACGATTCCTGCCACATGACAAATAAGTTGATTGGCTGCTCCAGCCTGGAGGCCTACGCCCAGAAATGTGCAACTCATCAAATCTGTATCGACTGGAGGGACTCAACCAAAGGAAAATGTG AAATTAAATGTCCTGCGACAAAAGTGTATAAGGCATGTGGCCCGACTATCCAGAAAACATGCAATTCGAG ATACAATGAAAAGTACGTACGACCTTGCGAGGAATTGAGAAAAAGCCATAACTTTGTGTGTGATGAAGTCAGGGAGGGCTGTTTCTGCCCTAAGGGAACCATCTTGTTCAACACATACTCTGACACCTGTGTTTCAACCTGTG GATGCACAGGCCCTAACGGCAAACCCAAACAG CCTGGCGATTCTTGGTGGAGTGACTGCCAGCACTGTGAATGTAGCGCTGACACAATGAGTGTCCATTGTAGGCCAGTGGTATGTCCAAAACAACAAGTTGTTACTTGTAAGGAGGTCGGTGAGGTGCTGGTCAAGGAAACAGTGGACTGCtgtcagaaaaacaaatgtg TATGTGATGTGAGTCGCTGCCCAGGACCACCCCTCTGCCCACTAGGAACTGAGTTAAAAACTTCAAAGGGAAGGTGCTGCCTGACTTACACATGCG GTCCCAAAGATGTGTGTGTCTACAATAATACGGAATATAAG CCTGGGCAAGTTTGGTCACACCCTGTTGATCATTGTGTGAAGTAtcaatgtacaaataaaaacaatcggTTCATCCCGGTGGATTACAAAATACGATGCCCAGATTTCCGACCCGAGGACTGCATCCCT GGAACTCAGATGACTAGCGCAAATGGCTGTTGCATAACCT gcaTTACAAGCAACTGTGCAGTGAAGAAGAGCACCACCTACCTCCAGGTTCATGACTGCAGGTCTGTTGTACCAGTGGAGCTGGCAGCCTGTGGGGGAGCCTGTGGAACATCTTCTAT GTACTCTGCAGTGAAAATGGGCTTGATGCACTCCTGCTCCTGCTGTCAGGAGTTGTCGACCAGTGTGAGGCAGGTGGATATGGTCTGCTCTAAGGGAAGAAAGACCACTAAGTCCTATATTTACATTAATAAGTGTGGCTGCAATGTCACCAAGTGTGACGACAAGCACTAA